A window from Streptomyces sp. NBC_00271 encodes these proteins:
- a CDS encoding chaperone modulator CbpM, which yields MTTAPRPGGAHRRSATPVPRPTLNIVVRAAPLGPAHRLGLDAVATRSGLHPDLVRRFVTLGLVDATRDATGRLWFEPSAPATLARIQRLRAALPLNYASLGLVLDLLDRISELEDALRRSNAGSRSDESWI from the coding sequence ATGACCACAGCCCCCCGTCCCGGCGGTGCGCACCGCCGTAGCGCCACCCCGGTACCCCGGCCGACCCTGAACATCGTGGTCCGCGCCGCCCCGCTCGGACCGGCCCATCGGCTCGGTCTCGACGCCGTCGCCACCCGTTCCGGTCTCCATCCGGATCTCGTACGCCGGTTCGTCACCCTCGGCCTCGTCGACGCCACCCGGGACGCCACTGGGCGACTGTGGTTCGAGCCGTCCGCTCCCGCCACCCTCGCCCGCATCCAACGACTACGAGCCGCGCTCCCCCTCAACTACGCCTCCCTGGGTCTGGTGCTCGATCTGCTCGACCGGATCAGTGAGTTGGAGGACGCCCTGAGGCGCAGCAACGCCGGCTCCAGGAGTGATGAATCGTGGATATGA
- a CDS encoding nucleotide exchange factor GrpE: MATEQEPMTPPEQPGEPPSPSQEPEAEADEQTAALDEMRDRWRRALADLDNLRKRHAKELERVRAEERARTAGAWLPVLDNLERALAHSDSDPSAVLKGVEAVRDQAVEVLRGLGYPRYEETGVPFDPTRHEVVGVVDTPDAEPNTVAQVVSPGYGADGKQLRPAFVVVSKRQE; this comes from the coding sequence ATGGCCACCGAGCAGGAGCCGATGACGCCCCCGGAACAGCCGGGCGAGCCCCCCTCGCCCTCGCAGGAGCCGGAGGCGGAGGCGGACGAGCAGACCGCCGCCCTCGACGAGATGCGCGACCGCTGGCGCCGCGCGCTCGCCGACCTGGACAACCTCCGAAAACGTCACGCGAAGGAACTCGAACGCGTGCGGGCCGAGGAGCGCGCCCGCACCGCCGGGGCCTGGCTGCCCGTCCTCGACAACCTGGAACGGGCGCTCGCCCACTCCGACTCCGACCCCTCCGCCGTGCTGAAGGGCGTCGAAGCCGTACGCGACCAGGCGGTCGAGGTGCTGCGCGGCCTCGGGTATCCCCGCTACGAGGAGACCGGGGTGCCCTTCGACCCGACCCGGCACGAGGTCGTCGGAGTCGTCGACACCCCCGACGCCGAACCGAACACCGTGGCCCAGGTGGTGAGCCCGGGCTACGGGGCGGACGGGAAGCAGTTGCGCCCCGCCTTCGTCGTGGTCAGCAAGCGGCAGGAGTGA
- a CDS encoding 5-dehydro-4-deoxyglucarate dehydratase: MTRFSAAAEGVAKRLRDGMAGGVLSFPLTSFREDGGLDLEAYRAYLSAQLDSAPGAVFPACGTGEFFSLDEDEYRAVVGATVEIADGRLPVVAGIGYGWAQALRFARIAEEAGADAALVLPHYLVAAPQDGLVEQLRRIASGTSLPLIAYQRGQVAFTADSLRRIAEIPTVIGLKDGHSDLDRLQRLTLAAPDGFLFFNGASTAEIQARAYATVGVPAYSSAVHAFAPEIANAFFAALRDGDDAAVTKLLRDFYVPLVELRDRVPGYAVSLVKAAARLRGLPVGPVRAPLTDPGPEELDALAQVLDDGLKVVGAVRRSD, encoded by the coding sequence ATGACACGGTTCAGTGCGGCGGCCGAGGGCGTGGCCAAGCGACTGCGGGACGGCATGGCGGGCGGGGTGCTGTCCTTCCCGCTCACGAGCTTCCGGGAGGACGGCGGTCTCGATCTGGAGGCGTACCGGGCCTACCTGTCCGCCCAGTTGGACAGCGCGCCGGGCGCGGTGTTCCCCGCCTGCGGTACCGGAGAGTTCTTCTCGCTGGACGAGGACGAGTACCGCGCGGTCGTCGGGGCCACGGTCGAGATCGCCGACGGACGGCTGCCGGTCGTCGCGGGCATCGGCTACGGCTGGGCGCAGGCCCTGCGTTTCGCCCGGATCGCGGAGGAGGCGGGCGCGGACGCCGCGCTGGTACTCCCCCACTACCTGGTCGCGGCCCCGCAGGACGGACTGGTGGAACAGCTGCGGCGGATCGCCTCCGGCACCTCTCTGCCGCTGATCGCCTACCAGCGCGGTCAGGTCGCCTTCACCGCCGACAGCCTGCGCCGGATCGCGGAGATCCCCACGGTCATCGGCCTCAAGGACGGACACAGCGACCTCGACCGCCTCCAGCGCCTCACGCTCGCGGCGCCCGACGGCTTCCTCTTCTTCAACGGCGCCTCCACCGCCGAGATCCAGGCCCGCGCCTACGCCACCGTGGGCGTCCCCGCCTACTCCTCGGCGGTCCACGCCTTCGCGCCCGAGATCGCGAACGCCTTCTTCGCCGCCCTGCGGGACGGCGACGACGCGGCAGTGACCAAGCTCCTGCGCGACTTCTACGTCCCGCTCGTCGAACTGCGCGACCGGGTCCCCGGCTATGCGGTGTCGCTGGTCAAGGCCGCCGCCCGGCTGCGTGGTCTGCCGGTCGGGCCGGTCCGCGCGCCGCTCACGGACCCGGGTCCGGAGGAGCTCGACGCGTTGGCGCAGGTGCTCGACGACGGTCTGAAGGTGGTCGGAGCCGTGCGGCGATCCGACTGA
- the dnaK gene encoding molecular chaperone DnaK — translation MGKAVGIDLGTTNSVIAVWEGGEATVIPNAEGSRTTPSIVAFTDSGERLVGQLARRQAILNPKGTIYSAKRFIGRHFDEISDEAKAVAYDVVEGEGGVARFKVRDKLYAPEEISALVLRKLADDASKQLGEKVTEAVITVPAYFNDAQRQATKDAGRIAGLEVLRIINEPTAAALAYGMEKKQHETVLVFDLGGGTFDVSILDVGDGVVEVRSTAGDSHLGGDDFDRRLVDLLADGFQKENGIDLRKDPQALQRLFEAAEKAKTELSSVTQTQVSLPFITADAAGPKHLTETIMRSTFEKITADLVERTMEPVKQAMADAKASANDIDEVILVGGSTRIPAVQSLVRRLTGGKDPNMSVNPDEVVALGAAIQAGVLKGEVKDVLLLDVTPLSLGVETRGGVMTKIIDRNTTIPVRRSETFSTAEDNQEAVDVVVLQGEREMAADNRVLGRFQLKDIRPAPRGEPQVEVIFDIDANGILNVTARDKDTGKEQTITISEGSNLDQAEVERMVQEAEQHRGEDQALRDAVDARNELDAVAYQVERRLNELGDAVPSHERARADMLVADAREAVQQEASPDKARPLTSELQQVLASLAQYQTGAAAQAQAGAATGTRTEDTASASAAADDDVIDAEFDKS, via the coding sequence ATGGGCAAGGCAGTCGGAATCGACCTGGGCACCACCAACTCGGTGATCGCCGTATGGGAGGGCGGTGAAGCGACCGTCATACCCAATGCCGAGGGCTCGCGCACCACGCCCTCCATCGTCGCCTTCACCGACAGCGGCGAACGGCTGGTGGGTCAGCTCGCCAGGCGCCAGGCGATCCTCAATCCCAAGGGCACCATCTACTCGGCCAAGCGGTTCATCGGCCGGCACTTCGACGAGATATCCGACGAGGCCAAGGCGGTGGCGTACGACGTCGTCGAGGGCGAGGGCGGAGTCGCGCGCTTCAAGGTGCGCGACAAGCTGTACGCGCCGGAGGAGATCAGCGCACTGGTGCTACGCAAGCTCGCCGACGACGCCAGCAAGCAGCTGGGCGAGAAGGTCACCGAGGCCGTCATCACCGTGCCCGCGTACTTCAACGACGCCCAGCGCCAGGCGACCAAGGACGCGGGGCGCATCGCGGGGCTCGAAGTACTGCGGATCATCAACGAGCCGACGGCGGCGGCACTGGCGTACGGCATGGAGAAGAAGCAGCACGAGACGGTGCTCGTCTTCGACCTCGGTGGCGGCACCTTCGACGTGAGCATCCTGGACGTCGGTGACGGGGTCGTGGAAGTGCGCTCGACGGCGGGCGACAGCCACCTCGGCGGCGACGACTTCGACCGTCGCCTCGTCGACCTGCTCGCGGACGGCTTCCAGAAGGAGAACGGGATCGACCTGCGCAAGGACCCACAGGCGCTGCAACGGCTGTTCGAAGCCGCGGAGAAGGCCAAGACGGAGCTGAGCTCGGTCACGCAGACGCAGGTCAGCCTGCCGTTCATCACCGCGGACGCCGCCGGCCCCAAGCACCTGACCGAGACGATCATGCGGTCCACGTTCGAGAAGATCACCGCCGACCTGGTCGAGCGGACCATGGAACCGGTCAAGCAGGCGATGGCCGACGCCAAGGCCAGCGCGAACGACATCGACGAGGTCATCCTCGTCGGCGGCTCGACGCGCATCCCGGCCGTGCAGAGCCTGGTCCGCCGGCTGACCGGCGGCAAGGACCCGAACATGAGCGTCAACCCCGACGAGGTCGTGGCGCTGGGCGCCGCGATCCAGGCCGGCGTGCTCAAGGGCGAGGTCAAGGACGTCCTGCTGCTCGACGTGACCCCGCTGTCGCTGGGCGTGGAGACCCGCGGCGGTGTGATGACGAAGATCATCGACCGGAACACCACGATCCCGGTCCGCCGCTCGGAGACCTTCTCCACCGCGGAGGACAACCAGGAGGCCGTGGACGTCGTCGTTTTGCAGGGCGAGCGCGAGATGGCCGCCGACAACCGGGTCCTCGGCCGCTTCCAGCTGAAGGACATCCGCCCCGCTCCGCGCGGCGAGCCGCAGGTCGAGGTCATCTTCGACATCGACGCCAACGGCATCCTGAACGTCACCGCACGGGACAAGGACACCGGCAAGGAACAGACCATCACCATCAGCGAGGGCTCCAACCTCGACCAGGCCGAGGTCGAGCGGATGGTCCAGGAGGCCGAGCAGCACCGCGGCGAGGACCAGGCGCTGCGCGACGCCGTGGACGCCCGCAACGAACTGGACGCCGTGGCCTACCAGGTGGAGCGCCGGTTGAACGAGCTGGGCGACGCGGTGCCCTCGCACGAGCGGGCCCGGGCGGACATGCTCGTCGCCGATGCCCGTGAGGCGGTCCAGCAGGAGGCGTCCCCGGACAAGGCCAGGCCGCTGACCTCCGAGCTCCAGCAGGTGCTGGCGTCGCTCGCCCAGTACCAGACGGGCGCGGCCGCACAGGCCCAGGCCGGCGCCGCAACCGGAACCAGGACGGAGGACACCGCGAGCGCCTCGGCAGCAGCCGACGACGACGTGATCGACGCGGAATTCGACAAGAGCTGA
- a CDS encoding metallophosphoesterase family protein translates to MDTTLYGPGAWEGPTRRYGPMRRVAVISDVHANVPALTAVLAEIEGAGVDLVVSCGDLTWGAEPDRTVKLMAGLPRALFVRGNGERAVVDIHRGVRRPSTEREAWVPRQHSDASVAFVAGIPFSVVVDVVGLGPVRFCHGSPRGDTELVTPATPAERFAELAADVEEAVIVTGHTHLQFDRTVAGRRSVNPGSVGLPFHEGPPGTAFWALLGPDVELRQTSYDVDAARAAGPRTGDPAAERITALLDAPPTPAEITSDAEARVFSD, encoded by the coding sequence ATGGACACGACCTTGTACGGCCCCGGGGCCTGGGAGGGGCCGACGCGCCGCTACGGTCCCATGCGACGGGTCGCGGTCATTTCCGACGTCCACGCGAACGTGCCGGCGCTGACCGCGGTCCTGGCGGAGATCGAGGGAGCCGGCGTCGATCTGGTGGTCTCGTGCGGAGACCTGACCTGGGGTGCCGAACCCGACCGTACGGTGAAGCTGATGGCCGGGCTGCCGCGGGCCCTGTTCGTCCGGGGCAACGGGGAGCGCGCCGTCGTGGACATTCACCGCGGGGTCCGTCGGCCGAGCACCGAACGTGAGGCGTGGGTGCCGCGGCAGCACTCCGACGCGAGTGTCGCGTTCGTCGCCGGGATCCCCTTCAGCGTCGTCGTGGACGTCGTCGGACTGGGACCCGTGCGGTTCTGCCACGGATCGCCCCGCGGCGACACGGAGTTGGTCACACCCGCCACGCCTGCCGAGCGTTTCGCGGAACTGGCCGCGGACGTCGAGGAGGCGGTGATCGTCACTGGGCACACGCACCTCCAGTTCGACCGCACCGTCGCCGGACGGCGCAGCGTCAACCCGGGCAGCGTCGGGCTCCCCTTCCACGAGGGCCCGCCGGGCACCGCCTTCTGGGCCCTGCTCGGCCCGGACGTCGAGCTGCGGCAGACCTCGTACGACGTCGACGCGGCCCGTGCCGCCGGGCCCCGGACGGGCGACCCTGCCGCCGAACGCATCACCGCCCTGCTGGACGCCCCGCCCACGCCGGCCGAGATCACCTCGGACGCGGAGGCGCGGGTCTTCTCCGACTAG
- a CDS encoding IclR family transcriptional regulator gives MPESSGVREVKSAARTVALLELLAGRGDRPARLDELAVQLGVPRSSMYQLLQTLVDRGWVRADTTGSLYGIGIRALLTGTSYLDSDRHVRVVRPYLDEASEALGETIHLARLDGADVVYLATRESHEYARTLSRVGRRVPAHAGALGKALLAERPDSELSLPAQPLTALTENTHTESATLLADLAEVRERGYSIDREETVPGIAGFGFALRYDTPAVDAISCSVPVARLTGEHEARIVAVMREMRMKIESLLSPASGAPDWR, from the coding sequence ATGCCGGAGAGCAGTGGTGTCCGAGAAGTGAAGTCGGCGGCCCGCACGGTCGCGCTGCTGGAACTGCTCGCCGGGCGGGGCGACCGGCCGGCCCGGCTGGACGAACTCGCCGTGCAGCTGGGGGTGCCGCGCAGCAGCATGTACCAGTTGCTGCAGACCCTCGTCGACCGTGGCTGGGTGCGCGCCGACACCACCGGTTCGCTGTACGGCATAGGGATCCGTGCCCTGCTCACGGGGACCAGCTATCTCGACAGCGACCGGCACGTACGGGTGGTCCGCCCCTACCTCGACGAAGCCTCGGAGGCGCTCGGGGAGACCATTCACCTGGCCCGCCTCGACGGCGCCGACGTCGTCTATCTCGCGACCCGCGAGTCCCACGAGTACGCGCGCACCCTCAGCCGGGTCGGCCGCCGGGTCCCGGCCCACGCCGGTGCCCTCGGCAAGGCTCTGCTCGCCGAGCGTCCGGACAGCGAACTGTCGCTTCCAGCACAGCCGTTGACCGCTCTCACGGAGAACACGCACACCGAGTCGGCCACCCTGCTCGCGGACCTCGCGGAGGTACGGGAGCGCGGCTACTCCATCGACCGCGAGGAGACGGTGCCCGGCATCGCGGGCTTCGGCTTCGCGCTGCGCTACGACACGCCGGCCGTCGACGCGATCAGCTGCTCGGTTCCGGTGGCCCGGCTCACCGGCGAGCACGAGGCCCGTATCGTCGCCGTCATGCGGGAGATGCGGATGAAGATCGAGTCCCTGCTGTCGCCCGCCTCGGGTGCGCCCGACTGGCGTTGA
- the trxA gene encoding thioredoxin, translating into MSAVTTSTGTSTTVVCDHCGRKNRVPAAAGGTPRCGNCASPLAWIADAGDADFAEVAEQAKPYVVVDLWATWCGPCRMVSPALEQVAHELAGRVKLVKVDIDQNPRLAQRFQVQAVPTLLLLDKGEVIARKTGAAPAPALRQWVEDTLAARR; encoded by the coding sequence GTGAGTGCGGTGACCACGAGTACGGGCACGAGCACGACGGTCGTCTGCGACCACTGCGGTCGCAAGAACCGGGTGCCGGCGGCGGCCGGGGGCACGCCGCGCTGCGGGAACTGCGCGTCCCCGCTCGCGTGGATCGCCGACGCCGGCGACGCGGACTTCGCGGAGGTCGCCGAACAGGCGAAGCCGTACGTCGTCGTCGACCTGTGGGCCACCTGGTGCGGACCCTGCCGGATGGTCAGCCCCGCGCTGGAACAGGTCGCCCACGAACTCGCCGGGCGGGTCAAGCTGGTCAAGGTCGACATCGACCAGAACCCGCGGCTCGCCCAGCGGTTCCAGGTGCAGGCCGTCCCGACGCTCCTGCTGCTCGACAAGGGAGAGGTGATCGCACGCAAGACGGGAGCGGCGCCCGCGCCGGCGCTGCGGCAGTGGGTGGAGGACACCCTGGCCGCCCGTCGTTGA
- a CDS encoding DnaJ C-terminal domain-containing protein: MARDYYDVLGVPRTASAEEIQQAFRKLARKHHPDVNKDPGAEERFKEINDAYSVLSDPKTRQRYDRFGENFRQVPEDYDERVAAGAGARGGWSAGVGGAGRGGGRGVRFRTADGVDFDGSGVDFEDLFGGIFGRGGGAGAGGGWGPVPGADQEAEIQLGVEEAYRGGKRSITLGGPTGQRTYDVTIPPGVVDGQRIRLAGEGGRGSPDAPPGDLYLRVRIKPDGRFRLEGRDIHVVLPVTPWEAALGATVPVSTPGGTAKVTVPAGSSSGRRLRLRGEGMPNPRGEDGNLYAEVRIMVPPEPTARERELFEELAAASAFDPRRPR, from the coding sequence ATGGCACGGGACTACTACGACGTGCTCGGGGTGCCGCGCACCGCGAGTGCGGAGGAGATCCAGCAGGCCTTCCGCAAGCTGGCGCGCAAACACCACCCCGACGTCAACAAGGACCCGGGAGCCGAGGAACGCTTCAAGGAGATCAACGACGCGTACAGCGTGCTGTCCGACCCCAAGACCAGGCAGCGCTACGACCGCTTCGGCGAGAACTTCCGGCAGGTCCCGGAGGACTACGACGAGCGGGTGGCCGCGGGAGCGGGTGCCCGGGGCGGCTGGAGCGCAGGCGTCGGAGGGGCCGGAAGAGGCGGCGGACGTGGGGTGCGCTTCCGTACGGCGGACGGTGTCGACTTCGACGGCTCCGGCGTCGACTTCGAGGACCTGTTCGGTGGGATCTTCGGACGCGGCGGGGGCGCGGGGGCGGGGGGCGGCTGGGGTCCCGTGCCGGGCGCCGACCAGGAGGCCGAGATCCAGCTCGGCGTCGAGGAGGCCTACCGGGGCGGCAAGCGCAGCATCACCCTGGGCGGCCCCACCGGGCAGCGCACCTACGACGTCACCATCCCGCCCGGGGTGGTGGACGGGCAGCGCATCCGGCTGGCCGGAGAGGGCGGCAGGGGCAGCCCCGACGCCCCGCCGGGCGACCTGTATCTGCGCGTGCGGATCAAGCCCGACGGGCGGTTCCGGCTGGAGGGCCGCGACATCCACGTGGTCCTCCCGGTGACACCGTGGGAGGCGGCACTCGGCGCGACCGTGCCGGTGTCCACCCCCGGCGGCACGGCCAAGGTCACCGTCCCCGCGGGCTCCTCCAGCGGCCGCCGGCTGCGGTTGCGCGGCGAGGGCATGCCCAACCCGCGCGGCGAGGACGGCAACCTGTACGCGGAGGTCCGCATCATGGTGCCGCCCGAGCCGACCGCCCGTGAGCGTGAGCTCTTCGAGGAACTGGCCGCCGCGTCCGCCTTCGACCCGAGGAGGCCCCGATGA
- the clpB gene encoding ATP-dependent chaperone ClpB, which yields MDMNRLTQKSQEALQEAQTIAGRLNQTEVDGEHLLLALLDQPDGLIPRLIDQSGADTRALRTALNEELARRPKVTGPGATPGQVYVTQRLAKVLDSAEQEAKRLKDEYVSVEHLVLALADEGSRTAAGRLLKEHGVTKDGFLSALTRIRGNQRVTSATPEAAYEALEKYGRDLVAEARSGRMDPVIGRDAEIRRVIQILSRKTKNNPVLIGDPGVGKTAIVEGLAQRIVRGDVPDGLRDRTIFSLDMSSLVAGAKYRGEFEERLQAVLSEVKAGEGRILLFIDELHTVVGAGGGAEGAMDAGNMLKPMLARGELHMIGATTLDEYRKYVESDAALERRFQQVQVDEPSVEDTISILRGLRERLEVFHGVKIQDTALVAAATLSHRYISDRFLPDKAIDLVDEACARLRTEIDSMPAELDEITRRVTRLEIEDAALAKETDAASQKRLDELRRELADLRAEADAMHAQWEAERQAIRRVQELRQELEQVRQEAEEAERAYDLNRAAELRYGKLTELERRLAAEEDALAAKQGENRLLREVVTEDEIAEIVAAWTGIPVTRLQEGEREKLLRLDEILTERVIGQDEAVKLVTDAIIRARSGIRDPRRPIGSFIFLGPTGVGKTELAKALAAALFDSEESIVRLDMSEYQERHTVSRLMGAPPGYVGYEEGGQLTEAVRRKPYSVVLFDEIEKAHTDVFNTLLQILDDGRITDAQGRTVDFRNTVIIMTSNIGSAHLLDGVTADGEIKSDARTLVMSDLRSHFRPEFLNRVDDIVLFKPLGMTQIERIVELQFNDLRRRLAERQISVELTDAARELIAEQGFDPVYGARPLRRYISHEVETMVGRALIRGDVQDGTTIRVDAQNGELVVTYGAQAAPDVRKAA from the coding sequence GTGGATATGAACCGGCTCACCCAGAAGTCCCAGGAGGCGCTCCAGGAAGCGCAGACCATCGCCGGCCGGCTGAACCAGACCGAGGTCGACGGCGAGCATCTGCTCCTCGCCCTCCTCGACCAGCCCGACGGCCTCATACCGCGGCTGATCGACCAGTCGGGCGCCGACACCCGGGCCCTGCGCACCGCGCTGAACGAGGAATTGGCCCGCAGGCCGAAGGTGACGGGCCCCGGTGCCACCCCCGGGCAGGTGTACGTCACCCAACGGCTGGCGAAGGTGCTGGACTCGGCCGAGCAGGAGGCCAAGCGGCTCAAGGACGAGTACGTGTCCGTCGAGCATCTGGTGCTGGCACTCGCCGACGAAGGGTCCCGCACGGCAGCCGGCCGGCTGCTCAAGGAGCACGGCGTCACCAAGGACGGGTTCCTGTCCGCGCTCACGCGGATCCGCGGCAACCAGCGCGTCACCTCGGCGACGCCCGAAGCGGCGTACGAGGCACTGGAGAAGTACGGCCGTGATCTGGTCGCCGAGGCACGCAGCGGCAGGATGGACCCGGTGATCGGCCGGGACGCGGAGATCCGCCGGGTCATCCAGATCCTGAGCCGCAAGACGAAGAACAACCCCGTCCTCATCGGTGACCCGGGTGTCGGCAAGACCGCCATCGTGGAGGGGCTCGCCCAGCGCATCGTGCGGGGCGACGTGCCCGACGGGCTGCGCGACCGGACGATCTTCTCGCTCGACATGAGTTCGCTGGTGGCGGGCGCGAAGTACCGCGGCGAGTTCGAGGAACGACTGCAGGCCGTACTGAGCGAGGTCAAGGCGGGCGAGGGACGCATCCTGCTCTTCATCGACGAACTGCACACGGTCGTCGGCGCGGGCGGCGGTGCCGAGGGCGCCATGGACGCCGGGAACATGCTCAAGCCCATGCTGGCGCGCGGCGAGCTGCACATGATCGGCGCCACCACCCTCGACGAGTACCGCAAGTACGTCGAGTCCGACGCGGCCCTCGAACGCCGCTTCCAGCAGGTGCAGGTGGACGAGCCGAGCGTGGAGGACACCATCTCCATCCTGCGCGGACTGCGCGAGCGCCTGGAGGTCTTCCACGGCGTGAAGATCCAGGACACCGCGCTGGTCGCGGCGGCCACCCTCAGCCACCGCTACATCTCCGACCGGTTCCTGCCGGACAAGGCCATCGACCTGGTCGACGAGGCGTGCGCGCGGCTGCGCACCGAGATCGACTCCATGCCCGCCGAACTGGACGAGATCACCCGCCGGGTGACCCGTCTGGAGATCGAGGACGCGGCCCTCGCCAAGGAGACCGACGCCGCCAGCCAGAAGCGACTCGACGAGCTGCGCCGCGAACTGGCCGACCTGCGCGCCGAGGCCGACGCCATGCACGCCCAGTGGGAGGCCGAACGCCAGGCCATCCGCCGCGTGCAGGAACTGCGCCAGGAACTGGAGCAGGTCCGGCAGGAGGCAGAGGAGGCCGAACGCGCCTACGACCTCAACCGGGCCGCCGAACTGCGCTACGGCAAGCTCACCGAACTCGAACGCCGCCTCGCGGCGGAGGAGGACGCGCTGGCCGCCAAGCAGGGCGAGAACCGGCTGCTGCGCGAGGTCGTCACCGAGGACGAGATCGCGGAGATCGTCGCCGCCTGGACCGGCATCCCCGTCACCCGCCTCCAGGAGGGCGAGCGCGAGAAGCTGCTGCGCCTCGACGAGATCCTCACCGAGCGGGTGATCGGCCAGGACGAGGCGGTCAAGCTGGTCACCGACGCGATCATCCGGGCCCGCTCCGGGATCCGGGACCCGCGCCGGCCGATCGGCTCGTTCATCTTCCTCGGCCCGACCGGCGTCGGGAAGACCGAGCTGGCCAAGGCGCTCGCCGCGGCGCTCTTCGACTCGGAGGAGAGCATCGTCCGCCTGGACATGAGCGAGTACCAGGAACGGCACACCGTCAGCAGGCTCATGGGTGCACCGCCCGGATACGTCGGCTACGAGGAGGGCGGCCAGCTCACCGAGGCCGTACGCCGCAAGCCGTACTCGGTCGTGCTGTTCGACGAGATCGAGAAGGCGCACACCGATGTCTTCAACACCCTGCTGCAGATCCTCGACGACGGCCGCATCACCGACGCCCAGGGCCGCACCGTTGACTTCCGCAACACCGTGATCATCATGACCTCCAACATCGGCTCGGCCCACCTGCTGGACGGGGTGACCGCCGACGGCGAGATCAAGTCCGACGCGCGGACGCTGGTGATGAGCGATCTGCGGAGCCACTTCCGGCCCGAGTTCCTCAACCGCGTCGACGACATCGTGCTGTTCAAGCCGCTGGGCATGACCCAGATCGAGCGGATCGTGGAGCTGCAGTTCAACGACCTGCGCCGACGGCTGGCAGAGCGGCAGATCAGCGTCGAGCTCACCGACGCCGCCCGCGAACTCATCGCCGAGCAGGGCTTCGACCCCGTGTACGGAGCCCGGCCGCTGCGCCGGTACATCTCGCACGAGGTCGAGACGATGGTCGGCCGGGCGCTGATCCGCGGTGACGTGCAGGACGGTACGACGATCCGCGTCGACGCCCAGAACGGCGAACTCGTCGTCACCTACGGCGCACAGGCCGCACCGGACGTGCGGAAAGCCGCGTGA